The following are encoded together in the Daucus carota subsp. sativus chromosome 5, DH1 v3.0, whole genome shotgun sequence genome:
- the LOC108219916 gene encoding reticulon-like protein B6, translating to MAENQPDDVDVGEKSLGSVPKDEMALVHDRESEDLVEKNQENDNASNSSTTTMDAPGHNREESGTGHDRHVSFDTSVSHSRSLKKNRLFGRQKPVHTVLGGGRSADVILWRNKQLSASMLAASTVIWLLFEHVGYHVLSFVCNSLILTLAALFLWSNLSSFLNKSPPVFPELSLPEDVTMRVALRLRSYINTVLQLFWDVASKRDVKKFLYAILGLWVVSVVGSWFHFLTLVYIISVVVLTVPWLYEKNEDTVDDYAKKATGKLKRQYDALDDKVLRKLPKIPSFRKDKKQD from the exons ATGGCAGAGAATCAACCTGATGATGTAGATGTGGGAGAAAAATCATTAGGTTCGGTACCTAAGGATGAAATGGCATTGGTCCATGATCGTGAATCCGAAGACCTAGTCgaaaaaaatcaagagaatgacaATGCAAGCAATTCATCAACTACTACTATGGATGCACCTGGACATAACCGAGAAGAATCTGGAACAGGACACGATCGTCATGTCTCTTTCGACACGTCTGTCAGCCATAGCCGTAGCCTGAAGAAGAATCGCCTATTTGGCCGTCAGAAGCCTGTTCACACTGTCCTCGGAGGTGGCAGAT CTGCTGATGTTATTCTGTGGAGAAACAAGCAACTCTCAGCAAGCATGCTTGCGGCTTCAACTGTGATATGGCTTCTTTTCGAGCATGTGGGCTATCATGTCCTCAGTTTTGTTTGTAACTCTCTGATACTGACCTTGGCAGCTTTGTTCCTTTGGTCCAATCTTTCCTCCTTTCTTAACAA GTCTCCTCCAGTCTTTCCTGAACTCTCATTGCCCGAGGATGTAACCATGAGAGTAGCTCTCCGGCTGAggtcctatataaacacagtaCTTCAGCTATTCTGGGATGTAGCTTCAAAAAGAGATGTGAAGAAGTTCCTATAT GCTATTCTGGGTTTATGGGTTGTCTCTGTCGTTGGTAGCTGGTTCCACTTTCTGACGCTTGTGTACATAA TTTCTGTAGTGGTGCTCACAGTACCCTGGTTATATGAAAAGAATGAAGATACAGTGGATGACTATGCTAAGAAGGCAACAGGCAAACTCAAGAGGCAGTACGATGCATTGGATGATAAGGTTCTCCGGAAACTTCCAAAAATTCCTTCTTTTAGGAAGGACAAGAAGCAGGACTGA